In the Ananas comosus cultivar F153 unplaced genomic scaffold, ASM154086v1, whole genome shotgun sequence genome, ccgccgcctcctccgcgcTCGGCACCcactcctcctccgccgccggcgccgcctcctccttcctcctccggATCCCTAGATCCGTCTCGGATCGCCGGAGCTCCggcgatcgccgccgccgccggtccTTCCCCCCGATCCTCTCCGACCGGCTCCGCCGCATCTCCACCCGCACCGCCTCCTTGTCCTCGAACTCCggggccggcgccggcgccggcgccgggacGGAGTAGCCGCGGGACTCGAGGAACTCGCGGTAGAGGTCTCCGGCGACGGGGGCGGGGTCGGGGGAGGAGCTTGGGGCAGacggggaaggggaaggggaaggggaaggggaaggggagggggaggggagtgGGGAGAGGTGGCGGGAGTCggcgaagaggaggaggacgatggCGTTGCCGAGGAGGAAGACGAAGCGGGGGCTGAGGAGGAGGGAGCCGAGGCGGCGGAggtgctcggcggcggcggggatgcGCGGGGTcgacgtcgacgacgacgaccacgagaggaggaggagcgccgccgccaccgcctcggcgaggcggaggagccTCGCCGCCATCGTccggaggcggcggtggcggtgtcgccgcttcgccgccgctgccgccgccaccaTGGGCTTCGGATCCGCCTTCGCCGCGTCCATCTACTAGGGTTTCGATCGGATCGGAGGTTTTCGGGTTTTTggagggaggagggagaggggagagagagtgaaCGCAAGTGAACTCTGGTGAGTGTGTGGCTCGTCCTTTTATAAGGAGGtgtattggtttttttttttttaaaaaaaaaaaaattgttttttttatttttttaaaaaaattaaattttgcttctttttgttgttgttgttgctgttggtttggttctttttgtttctttctaatTTGGACCACTGCTTACAGGGAAGTGCACTGTTTATACGGATTTTCGTTTCATTACACTCccaatgcaatttttttaaaaaaattatttttgaaaaagtaaatGACTATACCTGAGCTctaccaaaaaataaatttgatggaGACAACCCCTAACGTGAGGTTATATTTTAcctattatttttatagatttgaaatttttgtcATTCGCGTGATGAACGACAAGTAGAATGATATCACGTTGAAATCtgtttctattaaaaaattgagATCATAGTTAAAagaactaaatataaaataatttcgataaatttttattttatccgcAACCAAACACTGCTTTAATatcgataataataataacaatttaTTAGTATTGGATGAGGCATATTGGAAGTGGTTTATATAGTGCTCTATAGGGAGAGAGAATATTATGGAACTTCAATATTTAGTGGATACGTAGATGGTTCTTTTCTTATATTCCTCGCCACGTTTTTAGCAGTACCCATTAGAGGTTATGGATTTAATTGCTCTAATAACTTCATTgaatatgcaaaaaaaatatcaagatattaattatttcacatttacagttaaattaaattttttttaaaattaaataaaacagataaattactatctttctctttaaaaaaaatcaaaatttttatttttaaataacactCCGTTAGATATTGCATACCtttgctaaaaatataaaaatgaagcATGCTTAATGCGGAGCTTATAACTCATATACCATGGCCCTAGTAtgcctcaaaattaaaatataaataattaaatgcgTTATATAATAATCAAAACGCCTACATATAAAAAGTCATGAACTGTGAATATTAATTTCTCACAAATTGAACAATAGTTCTTTCTCTATGTTAATCAGTGGAGTGCTTGACGTGTTATGGTATGATTTTAATCTTATAAATTTTTCCGCATAGGGCCTTCAGATGATTCTTATTAGTTTATATAATggattagattttgattttaagatgTTGACTATTAAAATTGAATCCGATGGATGAGGTGCGTGGATCACCAGGTGCAGTAGATATTTTTCTGAATTAAAAAGACTCTAACAATTATTGACTTAAGACCGACTATTCTTAACTATTTCTAACGTTAAAGAATTTGGTGGTCGGTAATTTAAAGTCTCACATTCAAAatctagttgcttcacattgaCTTGACTTAAAGATTTGTCCTATATGGTACAATCACAATTTTATATTGTTAAGATAAGGAAAGaatgaaaatattttcaatctttttgaattttttatagcatAAAAATGATacgttgaaaaattatttttcgagaaaaacatttttataaggaatattttttttttctacagtttttattttttgaaaaaaattcgaaaatctttttacAATCTTCTCATGAAATTTGGAAAAGGCTTCTTCACCGAAACTATTTTTCCTACAAATTGAACGAATAAAAACCAAACACccgattattattttttgggaaaactttaaaaacccttCCTGTGGTTTctaactttctcactttagtaccctgtggtttaaagtgtatcaatttgcccccttgtggttttatttttattttttctatagtttttttcttaatatttcgttaaattatatgcaaaaaaaatttcagatatccatctagatttaccgaatatttactttagtaccctttaattttaattttgttactaatttgagaaaaaaaataataaaattaataaaaaaagagaaaaacgaaaccacaggatggcaaattgatacaatttaaaccacatggtactaaagtgagaaaggtGGAAATCATAGGGGgtgtttttgaagttatcctttattttttttattcgcttccgctttatttattttttttaaaaaaatataattattaaattttttgccgtTTGCGTTGGGGACTGCGGGCACTGCGTGATGACAAACTAAACCGTAGTTTGGAAAAAACTTGCCAAAAACGGGAAGGTGTCATCTCATCCGAGGCGTATCCACGGCGTGATCGTACGGTGGCCACGTGCAGGTGGATTGTTGGAGGATGATGGACGGCCCGGGTCCGAGCCCCCACTCTTTTCCCCTTCAAAGAGCGCGGGAACCTGATCGCGTGTGGTCTGACCCGACCCTTTGATTTGTACGGCCCAGATCACGTGGGGGTGGTGTGGGGTTAGGTGTAGACATCCAACGGTCCAGATCGGCCTTGACGCGCTGTTAGAACTTGGAAGATATTATCGGGGCCTACGCTGTGTCAACTGGCCGAACTTGAGCGACGCGCTGTTAGAAGAAGATAACGAGCGAAGATATTATCGGGGCCTACGCTGTATCAACTGGCCGAACTTTAGCGAGCTAGCTGGGATCTGTTCGTTCGTGTTCGCTCATTTACTATATTATCGGGTGTCAACTGGCCGAACTTGTACGAGCTGGGACCGGTTCGTGTTCGCTCATTTTATTAAACACGCCGAATACGAGTTCGCTCGTTAAACTATCAAGCAGtagattaaattattattattattttttttgagagatagataatacgctatccgtttcgtttattttatttagaaataaatttagctggaaatgtgaatcaactaagattcgaacttggaatttcgggtaccaaccactaagccctttgttacttgctctagggacagtcggtcagTAGATTAGATTGTTAGTTATGCTACTAGATGAAAAATTGAaggaaaattagaatttaatttaacaaTTGAAATACACAAAATATAAGTCTTCTTACATTTGGATTGacctaaaatcaaaatagtaaaaatttataatatatattcaagtaATATCGAGCTGAACACAAGGTGGCTCCTGAACAGGGAGTTGAATTGCCAGCCCTACTCCAGACAACGAAAAGGTTTAAAATGGTTTAAAATGCGACAGTCACATCACGTCATCTATGtttctaatcaattaaatttttttagggtTCAACAATCACATCatgatttctcttttttaaaagaattgtACTATACTCTTCTCTCAATAGGATAGATTTAATTGGCTCGGGGCAAAGATGATGTGGTTGTAGCAGCTGTATAGAAGGCCACAGTCTAGGACCTACTTGGTACCGAGAACTATGAGATGCTACTTTTGGAATGCAGATCAAAATCATTAGCattgtaaaaaagtatgatagaaaagtattatattttactgaccgtccctagagcaaatagcaaagagcttgatggttggtactcgagacccaagttcaaatcctagtcgattcaaattttcaactaagtttatttctaaataaaataaataaaacggatagcgtgctatctatctctcaaaaaaaagaaaaaaaatattacatttttgTTTCCATAGACTGTTTTACTTTAGACTCACTGAAACTCTTTCTCCGACTCGTTTTGGATTGATAGAAAACCTTCAATGTCCAATGGGCTCTAAATTACAGTTTCggccctcaaactatgaggcgttaaattttgatttggtatatttttttgacttgatatttttatattgctGTAAATTGGTAATATAGTCCAATTTAGTTATTGAACGATGGTGCTCCGTAGATGTGGCCATGAAGTGTTTTCTTAGTCATTGCCACTTTATTGGCCACAACACTTTCACGCCATTGTCGTACCAGTGTACCTCACTGTTCAATCAACTGAATTAGACCGTGAAATTGAATCGTAACAATCTCAAAAATTtgagcaaaaaattataataaattaaagttttgagtACTAAAGTGTCATACGCCATATGATTTGAGagatcaaaagtgtaatttagtcATTGCAGAATTAATATCTTAATTAACTTGTTGCTATTTGTGcaactttattatttttcaaaaaaaaaaagatttatgttTCAAAAAATACTACTTATACACTCCGAAGCTAGGTATAAATCTTCAACCTATATATCCACGAATTTAGacaacttttttaaattttaaatgttaaaaaaaatgataatactCGTATAAAAAAATTGGctcttaaataaaaatgatgtaaaatttacactctttttttgatgtacaaatagcatttctttgtattttatagtatattcttgaatataatatataaatattattctttaatagtttaaatttttagataataaacaactatttttaataatattaaagaaCAAAACTCTGAGTTCAAATTCATCCACTCTTCCACATTAATATTTGGATGGGAAAAATGGCCATGAAATTAAAACTTTGgctcaaaatatgaaatattattaatcacaTCCTACTGGACATGCATGTTTCCTTCAGGTTGGAATATTTGGATCCTGCTATTAATTTTTAGTGTTTTATACTCAAATTCGACACACTTACAAATATAACTATGCATTTGTATTTGTGGGACTGgtgatttatattttattatttattattttgtatatgttGGTCTCGAGGGAGATTTGATGATACATGCACGTGCCAGGAGGGCACACGTGTGCACTCGTTGGGACTTGTTTACTGTGATGAGACAAGTCAAACATTTGACTTTGTACCCAATTGGAGCAGGTAACGTGTAAGGAAGTGGCCACTTGCTATGCTAAATAAATTCCAAAGTACTTTGATGAGattatacaataataataataataataataataataataatgaagtgTAGTGAGACATCATttaaatcgaaaaaaaaaaaggtgcagTGAGACCATTCAAGTGAAAACTAttcttaaaaaacaaaaaaaactttaaataccactcatgtgattttacactttctcattttaatattctgtaatttaaaatgtatcacttttataccctataattttatttttctctttttgttatctctttcattaatttttttcgttaaattagtgacaaagttaaaactaaaacatactaaagtgaatattcgataaattatagatagggtatatgaaatttttgtatatgatttaacaaaaagttaacggagggactgacgaaaagaaaaaaaacaaaaccacagggtactaaatttatacagtttaaaccacatgatactaaagttaaaaagtgcgaaatcacaaagatggtatttgaagtttacccttagaAAGTAATAAGATTAATCCAACcttcaccatatatatatatatatatatatatatatatatatatatatatataaaattttagatctcaattttttttttctcaaccttCGGAATTAATTGCCACAGATTTCTTaactgttttttgttttttgctatCACATCCTCAACTTTTAGGGACAAATGTTACAATTAACCTGTATTATGTTGGTAAACAGTTTCACGAATATCTTACAAACATAGTTAATCGGTTACTTTATATGTGTAGATGCAATTATTCTTCGACTAAAAGTTTAGTACAATTCGAGTTTAGAACTATATATTCTAATCCTATATAACAGTTCTTTAATAGTTACATGAAAACACATGggatacaaaataaattaaaaatctttgTGTTTGTGGAAATAATAATTAGAGTTATTAAATGTAAAGCAACTATTATTGAACTCAGTGAATTCTCAACTTAtgactaaataatttaaattaatgaaagtaaaaaattaaagatgatAAATTTGATGGaccatttcaaaatattaattttagggTCTCCatacaccctttttttttttttttttttttttttttttttttcacNtttttttttttttttttttccttgttctttttaacaatataataatactaGCAATGAAGTTGAGGGGATCGGAACTCGAGGCTACTAACCCAAGCACTACATGGGATTTTAAATACAATTcgagtaaaaagaaaaattttggcaCTCACTtgtgagaaaaaagaaacaatatttttaataaaaaggggataaaaaagagaagcaattatttttcaaaagttaGGTTAGGTAATGACTTTGAAGGCCATTTGGTCATCATTTATTGCACTCAATTTTCTTGGTTTCAATCATCATTAGATCCACTTATAAAGTGATTATTAGGGATTGATTGGTTTTTATTAAGTGTTTGGAGAAGTggatattataatatatattttttttcctgagaGTAAAGCTGTGCCAAGTGAATGGTATAGATTAAACAGAGTTTTGTGAAATAATGATACTTTATTtcacatttatttcttttattttaatttgtgttATTTTTTTGGAACTAATTGTTTATCTTCACATGAGCTGCAGTTCAAGTTTCTGCAATATATATGTGTAGCTAGTCTGCACCTTAGCAGCTGGAAACCTATGTAGGGTTCAGAGAATCTTTTAtcatagttataaaaaaaacattataaaaataaatattaaaccttttttttgtgTGATGTAGATGCAGATTCATTTCCATATTTAAGGAGCAGGATTCAAATCTAGGTCTCCTAACATTGCATAATCTACTTGGTCTTCTTATATTTTAGCAAATTGccatttatttgtttaaacTCGAGTTAACTTAATCGAAATAATATATCATCAAAAGCACAGAATTTGCATGCTAAGATTACGtcgaaaaaaaaagttaacagaAAATTTGCATAATTTTGTTTGGCTGAcgcttttgcaaaagttttTATCAAAATCCAAATTGATCATTAAAGTTATCTTACAAAAGATTCTATAGACACACGAAGCGCAAGTGTTGCGATGGACCTGTTTAATTTAAGGCTTACAGACCAAATTAGTTGTTTTCTTGCAGTAAAAAGCTTTAATTTGCTTACACAgcatctctttcttttcttaacATATAACTTCACCAAAtcattcagaaaaaaaaaaaaaacact is a window encoding:
- the LOC109704729 gene encoding uncharacterized protein LOC109704729 translates to MDAAKADPKPMVAAAAAAKRRHRHRRLRTMAARLLRLAEAVAAALLLLSWSSSSTSTPRIPAAAEHLRRLGSLLLSPRFVFLLGNAIVLLLFADSRHLSPLPSPSPSPSPSPSPSPSAPSSSPDPAPVAGDLYREFLESRGYSVPAPAPAPAPEFEDKEAVRVEMRRSRSERIGGKDRRRRRSPELRRSETDLGIRRRKEEAAPAAEEEWVPSAEEAAEFRRTIEAFIAKQTNFHREESMAIVSSSSSFPRAEPTVVEALLQKE